The Phragmitibacter flavus genome includes a window with the following:
- the vccD gene encoding Verru_Chthon cassette protein D, whose translation MNSKKRTKGFTLVELLFVVAIVGLLTTVAVASVSGALASQRLSTAMRQLSADLHQATMLARKENLPVELRFYQLPPATQPGAMAWRAYQIGLLNGWDAEGNPRVNFPTEMQRFPEDVVLMPDAQYNSFQGQPVHQNASTGPAADAPYVSYFIHSNGATTLPLHAPAVLTLVRETTKGIPATLPKDFRSIVIDPQTHQSRTY comes from the coding sequence ATGAACAGTAAAAAACGAACGAAAGGGTTCACCTTGGTGGAGCTGCTCTTTGTGGTCGCCATCGTCGGCCTTCTCACCACCGTCGCCGTCGCCTCCGTGTCCGGTGCCCTGGCCAGCCAGCGGCTCTCCACAGCGATGCGCCAGTTGTCCGCTGACCTCCATCAAGCCACCATGCTGGCAAGAAAGGAAAACCTTCCGGTGGAGCTGAGATTTTATCAGCTGCCACCTGCTACCCAGCCCGGTGCCATGGCCTGGCGGGCCTACCAGATCGGACTGCTCAATGGCTGGGACGCAGAAGGCAATCCCCGTGTCAACTTTCCTACCGAGATGCAGCGTTTTCCCGAGGATGTGGTGTTGATGCCTGACGCCCAATACAACTCCTTCCAAGGACAACCCGTTCATCAAAACGCCTCCACCGGCCCCGCCGCGGATGCGCCCTATGTCAGCTATTTCATTCACAGCAACGGAGCCACCACCCTACCGCTCCATGCGCCTGCCGTGCTGACCCTCGTGCGCGAAACCACCAAAGGCATCCCCGCCACCCTGCCAAAGGATTTCCGCTCCATCGTCATCGACCCGCAAACCCACCAAAGCCGAACTTACTAA
- a CDS encoding PEP-CTERM sorting domain-containing protein (PEP-CTERM proteins occur, often in large numbers, in the proteomes of bacteria that also encode an exosortase, a predicted intramembrane cysteine proteinase. The presence of a PEP-CTERM domain at a protein's C-terminus predicts cleavage within the sorting domain, followed by covalent anchoring to some some component of the (usually Gram-negative) cell surface. Many PEP-CTERM proteins exhibit an unusual sequence composition that includes large numbers of potential glycosylation sites. Expression of one such protein has been shown restore the ability of a bacterium to form floc, a type of biofilm.) — MRPFLSYLCKPLACCALTASLLSPLTAATIIDANFNSGTFADAGLVDYSTLANPTLTAGIGVGGSTGLNFGTNGGSATASMTILTTASFSMFGQFTVNANGSTATRIDGSAMAFGWTKASEAFRPFQGTVSGSSAVAITDTVMVGLARTATGGFSLGFGNGATELVSRNLFGNSVTFGELTANNWYRLEGTIQYNSSTGTFTFLDVSLDDFGTNGTTEVNANLLYGTGGSLSVAGFGSTGRAIWANNLDRGVLSMDNYYLAAVPEPAAALLLGVGGFAILLRRRRSRV, encoded by the coding sequence ATGCGCCCATTTTTATCTTATCTTTGCAAACCTCTCGCATGCTGTGCGTTAACCGCCAGCTTGTTATCTCCTCTTACGGCAGCTACGATCATCGACGCGAACTTCAATTCAGGAACTTTTGCCGATGCAGGCTTGGTTGACTACAGCACCCTGGCAAATCCGACACTCACCGCTGGTATAGGGGTGGGTGGCTCAACAGGCTTGAACTTTGGCACCAATGGAGGATCCGCCACCGCCTCCATGACCATCCTGACCACCGCGAGCTTCTCCATGTTCGGCCAGTTTACTGTTAATGCGAATGGTTCGACAGCAACACGGATTGATGGCAGCGCCATGGCCTTTGGCTGGACAAAGGCCTCGGAAGCATTCAGGCCATTTCAAGGCACTGTCAGCGGTAGTTCAGCGGTGGCCATAACAGACACCGTCATGGTCGGTCTCGCACGGACAGCAACGGGTGGCTTCAGTCTTGGCTTTGGCAACGGTGCCACCGAATTGGTGAGCAGGAACCTCTTCGGAAACTCCGTGACCTTTGGCGAACTCACAGCAAACAACTGGTATCGCCTGGAGGGAACGATTCAATACAACTCGTCGACAGGCACCTTCACTTTCCTGGATGTTTCTTTGGATGACTTCGGAACCAATGGCACCACTGAAGTAAATGCCAATTTACTCTACGGCACCGGAGGCTCCCTTTCGGTGGCAGGCTTTGGATCGACTGGTCGTGCCATCTGGGCGAACAATTTAGACCGCGGCGTCTTATCCATGGACAACTACTATCTCGCCGCAGTGCCAGAACCTGCGGCCGCCCTTCTGCTTGGAGTAGGTGGATTTGCCATCTTATTGCGTCGCCGCCGTTCCCGCGTCTAG
- a CDS encoding endonuclease/exonuclease/phosphatase family protein has protein sequence MLLGVIWCTSIQSSHAIVVGSYNIRYDNSKDETNGNGWAQRASVIASLIRFHQFDILGSQEALKHQVDQLQSLLPAFAHSGCGRDDGQNEGEFAAIFYRKDLFTLKDGGTFWLSETPEKPSIGWDAKFMRICTWVKLDNIKTGRTLFVFNTHFDHHGTIARVESARLLVRSVQAIAKDQPVVLTGDFNADQTSEGYLILHGVDLLRDAFATAEEKYVLNGTANGFQIANFTDRRIDHIFHTRDFKVSRYGVLTDSYRVSTGDEREVTSTAFPVEVKFKNVEARIPSDHFPILVELD, from the coding sequence ATGCTATTGGGTGTGATTTGGTGCACGAGCATTCAATCCTCCCATGCCATTGTCGTCGGCAGTTATAACATTCGATACGATAACTCCAAAGATGAAACCAATGGCAATGGATGGGCGCAGAGAGCCTCCGTCATTGCGTCACTCATTCGCTTTCACCAGTTCGATATCTTGGGAAGCCAGGAGGCACTGAAACATCAGGTGGATCAACTTCAATCGCTCCTGCCAGCTTTTGCTCACAGCGGTTGCGGACGTGATGATGGACAGAATGAAGGGGAATTTGCCGCTATCTTCTATCGCAAAGACCTCTTTACGTTGAAAGATGGCGGCACCTTCTGGCTGTCGGAAACGCCTGAAAAACCCTCCATCGGTTGGGATGCCAAGTTCATGCGCATCTGCACTTGGGTGAAACTCGACAACATCAAAACCGGCAGGACCTTGTTTGTGTTCAACACCCACTTTGATCATCATGGAACCATCGCCCGGGTCGAAAGCGCCCGGCTACTGGTTCGATCGGTTCAAGCGATTGCCAAAGATCAGCCCGTTGTTCTCACCGGTGATTTTAATGCGGACCAAACCAGTGAAGGCTACCTGATCCTTCATGGGGTGGACTTGCTCAGAGACGCCTTTGCCACCGCCGAGGAAAAATACGTGTTGAACGGCACTGCCAACGGTTTTCAAATCGCAAACTTTACCGACCGCCGCATCGATCACATTTTTCATACCCGGGATTTCAAGGTGTCCCGCTATGGAGTGCTCACCGACAGTTACCGGGTTTCCACAGGAGACGAAAGGGAAGTGACCTCCACCGCATTCCCCGTCGAGGTGAAGTTCAAGAATGTCGAAGCGCGCATCCCTTCCGATCATTTCCCCATTCTGGTCGAACTCGACTGA